The DNA sequence GTCATGCCGCCCAGGATGGTGGCCGCGATCAGCTTCGGCTTCATCAGCACGTACGGGAAGTAGATCTCGTGGATGCCGCCGAAGAACTGGATGATCGCCGCACCCGGCGCCGATGCGCGCGCCGCGCCCTTGCCGAACACCATGAACGCCAGCAGCAGCCCCAGGCCCGGGCCGGGGTTGGCCTCGAGCAGGAACAGGATGGACTTGCCGGTCTCCAGCGCCTGGGTGGTGCCCAGCGGGGTCAGCACGCCGTGGTTGATCGCGTTGTTGAGGAACAACACCTTGGCAGGCTCGATCAGGATCGACGTCAGCGGCAGCAGGTCGTTGTTGACCAGGAAGTCGACGACGTTGCCGGCGCCGCGGGTGATCGAGGAGACGATCGGGCCGATGCCGAAGAACCCGATCACCGCCAGGATCAACCCGAGGATGCCGGAGGCGAAGTTGTCGACCAGCATCTCGAAGCCGGGACGGATCTTGCCCTCCCACAACGCGTCCAGCTTCTTGATCAGGAACCCGCCCAGCGGGCCCATGATCATGGCGCCCAGGAACATCGGCACGTCGGCGCCGGTGACCACACCCACCGTCGCGATCGCGCCGACCACCGCACCGCGGGTGCCGTAGACCATCCGCCCGCCGGTGTAGCCGATCAGGATCGGCAGCAGGTAGGTGATCATCGGGCCGACGATGCCCGCGCCCTCGAAGTCGCCCCAGCCGCCGATCTGCGCCACCCAGCCGCCGGGATCCCGCAGCGCGCTGAAGATGCCGGTCAACCAGCCGGCCTCGATGAACAGCGCGGTGATCAGGCCCCAGGCGATGAACGCGCCGATGTTGGGCATGACCATGTTGGACAGCGCCGTGCCCAGTTTCTGCACGCGTACCCGGACCCCGGACCGCGACGACGCGTCCTGGCCGGTCACCGTTTGTGACATACGAGCCCTCCGATTCGATGTGGGCCGTTCGGCCCGGACCGAGACTGGTGATACCAATCACATACATTCAGTACACCGCATGAACGGGCATGAATGCAAGCATTCGGTCATGAATGGTCAAAGAAATCGGTGGTTTTGTGCCCGGTTGACCGTTAGAGTGCGGTAGAGCACACCAGTTGCAGCGGTCGACACCGAGAGGACCCACCCATGAAGGCATTGCGCTTCTACGCCCCCGAAGACGTCCGACTGGAGGACGTACCCGAGCCGACCTGCGCGCCCGACGAAGTGAAGATGCGCGTCCGCAACTGTTCGACCTGCGGCACCGACGTCAAGATCTTCTACAACGGCCATCAGAACCTGACTCCGCCGCGGACCATCGGCCACGAGATCGCCGGCGAGATCGTCGAGGTCGGCGCCGATGTCAACGCCATCTACGGCAGCAACTGGCAGGAGGGCGACCGGGTGCAGGTGATCGCCGCGGTGCCGTGCGGCGAGTGCCACGAGTGCCGCAAGGGCTGGATGGCGGTGTGCCAGAACCAGACCTCGATGGGCTACCAGTACGACGGCGGGTTCGCCGAATACATGATCGTGCCCCGGCAGGTGCTCAAGGTCGACGGTCTGAACCGCATCCCCGACAACGTCGGCTTCGACGAGGCGTCGGCGGCCGAGCCGTTCGCCTGCGCCATCAACGCCCAGGAACTGCTCGGGATCGAAGAGGGCGACACCGTGGTGGTGTTCGGCGCCGGCCCGATCGGCTGCATGCACATCCGCATCGCCCGCGGCGTGCACAAGGTCGGGCCGGTCTACCTCGTCGACGTCAACGATGCGCGCCTGCAGATGTCGGCCGATGCGGTGAACCCCGACGGCGTCATCAACGCCGCCGAGGTCGACGTGGTCGCGAAGGTGATGGAGCTGACCGGCGGCCGGGGTGCCGACATCGTGATCACCGCGACCGCGGCCAACATCGCCCAGGAGCAGGCGATCGCGATGGCCGCGCGAAACGGGCGCATCTCGTTCTTCGGCGGGCTGCCAAAGACCAACCCGAACATCACCTGCGACTCGAACGTCGTGCACTACCGCCAGCTGCACATCCACGGCGCCAACGGGTCGGCACCCGAGCACAACAAGCGCGCGCTGCAGTACATCTCGACCGGTCAGGTGCCGGTCAAGGATCTGATCACCCGCCACATCCCGCTCGACGACGTGCTCGACGCCTTCCAGATCGTCAAGAACGGCGAGGCCATCAAGGTCACCGTGGAGCCCGCGCCGGCCGAGGTGGGCGCCGGGGTGTGACGGCCCCGCGGTTAGGCGCGGCTGCCCGCGGGTAATGCTCGGAAACTGCCAGTGTCCGCAAGCGAGGAGACTTCATGCCCGGTCCAGAGAAGAGCGAAGAAGACGTCGACAAAGATCCCCACGTCGCCGCGGCGCGGGAGGACACCGGCGAGGACGGCTCGTACGTGGGCCGGGCGTCGGGTGACGACGACTTCGACGCCGAGGAATCCGGCGCGGAGGCCCGCTCCACCGATCGGTGATCAGCTGTTGGCCATTCTGCGGATCAACGTCCGCGTGGCCTTCTCCAGGATGATCTGCGCGTCGCCGGGGTTGCGGGCGCGGTCGGCCCTCTTGGCCGCCGCGGCGATGGTCTGCCCCTGTTCGTAGCCGCGGACCACGCGCGGGTCGACATAGGAGCCGCGCGCCACCGCGGGCGTGTTGCCCAGCGCCTCGGACACCTCTTTCATCACCGCCGACTCGACGCGCTTGACCACCTTCGGCGACACCGGCGGGTCGGCGTCGACGAAAGCCTCGGCGGCGAGCACTGTGCCGTGCCAGGTGCGGAGGTCCTTGACGCTGTAGTCCTCCCCGACCAGTTCCTTGAAGCGCGCGTTGAGGTCGTCGGCGCGGATGTCGGTCCAGCCGGAGCCGTTGCGGCACACCAGGAACCGTTCGGTCCGGCCGTCGCGACGCATCAGCGAGCGCACCGCCCGGACGACGGCCTCGTCGGTGATCTCCAGCGTGCGGCGCACTCCGCTCTTGGCCGGGTAGTCGAACAGCACCGAGTCGCGGTGCAGCGTGATGTGTTCGCAGAGCAGGGTCGCCAACCCGTAGGACTCGTTCTCGTCGGCGTACTGCTCACCCCCGGCACGGAAATATCCGCGATCGAGCAGGTGCAGCGCCAACGCCAGCACCCGGTCGCGCCCGAGACCCTTGGCGCCGAGATCCTCGGTCACCCGGGCCCGCCACTGCGGCAGCTGCAGCGACAGGTCCAGGACGCGGTCGAACTTCTCCTCGGCCCGCTCTTCCTGCCAGGCCTGGTGGTAGATGTACTGGCGCCGGCCCGCCGCGTCGGTGCCGACGGCCTGGATGTGGCCGTTGCGGTGCGGGCTGATCCACACCTTCTTCCAGGCCGGCGGGATGACCAGGTCTTTCACCCGTTGCAGGGTTTTCTCGTCGGTGAGCAGCTCACCGTCGCTGTCGTAGTACGCGAAGCCCTTGCCGCGGCGCTTGCGCGTCAGGCCGGGCTTGTCGA is a window from the Mycolicibacterium poriferae genome containing:
- a CDS encoding DNA topoisomerase IB, yielding MRLRRSTLDKPGLTRKRRGKGFAYYDSDGELLTDEKTLQRVKDLVIPPAWKKVWISPHRNGHIQAVGTDAAGRRQYIYHQAWQEERAEEKFDRVLDLSLQLPQWRARVTEDLGAKGLGRDRVLALALHLLDRGYFRAGGEQYADENESYGLATLLCEHITLHRDSVLFDYPAKSGVRRTLEITDEAVVRAVRSLMRRDGRTERFLVCRNGSGWTDIRADDLNARFKELVGEDYSVKDLRTWHGTVLAAEAFVDADPPVSPKVVKRVESAVMKEVSEALGNTPAVARGSYVDPRVVRGYEQGQTIAAAAKRADRARNPGDAQIILEKATRTLIRRMANS
- a CDS encoding zinc-dependent dehydrogenase, translated to MKALRFYAPEDVRLEDVPEPTCAPDEVKMRVRNCSTCGTDVKIFYNGHQNLTPPRTIGHEIAGEIVEVGADVNAIYGSNWQEGDRVQVIAAVPCGECHECRKGWMAVCQNQTSMGYQYDGGFAEYMIVPRQVLKVDGLNRIPDNVGFDEASAAEPFACAINAQELLGIEEGDTVVVFGAGPIGCMHIRIARGVHKVGPVYLVDVNDARLQMSADAVNPDGVINAAEVDVVAKVMELTGGRGADIVITATAANIAQEQAIAMAARNGRISFFGGLPKTNPNITCDSNVVHYRQLHIHGANGSAPEHNKRALQYISTGQVPVKDLITRHIPLDDVLDAFQIVKNGEAIKVTVEPAPAEVGAGV